The following are encoded together in the Lathyrus oleraceus cultivar Zhongwan6 chromosome 3, CAAS_Psat_ZW6_1.0, whole genome shotgun sequence genome:
- the LOC127125759 gene encoding ras-related protein RABC2a, which produces MSSSSGQTTTGHDLSFKILLIGDSGVGKSCLLVTFISSSSIEDLSPTIGVDFKIKTLTVGGKRLKLTIWDTAGQERFRTLTSSYYRGAQGIILVYDVTKRETFTNLSEVWSKELELYSTNQECVKMLVGNKVDRDSERAVSKEEGLALAKELGCLLLECSAKTRENVEKCFEELALKIMEAPSLLEEGSTAIKRNVLKQKQEPQAPRNGGCCS; this is translated from the exons ATGAGTTCATCCTCAGGCCAGACTACTACTGGCCATGATCTCTCTTTCAAGATCTTACTCATCGGTGATTCTGGTGTTGGAAAAAGTTGCCTACTCGTTACCTTCATTTCCAGTTCATCTATCGAAGATCTTTCACCAACCATTG GTGTTGATTTTAAGATCAAAACACTCACTGTAGGTGGGAAGAGATTAAAACTTACAATTTGGGACACAG CTGGGCAGGAAAGGTTCAGGACTCTAACAAGTTCTTACTATAGAGGAGCGCAAGGAATTATTCTCG TTTATGATGTCACGAAGAGAGAAACCTTTACAAATTTATCTGAAGTGTGGTCTAAGGAATTGGAACTCTATTCAACTAACCAGGAGTGCGTGAAGATGCTAGTTGGAAATAAAGTTGACAGA GATTCTGAAAGGGCTGTGAGCAAGGAAGAGGGATTAGCCCTTGCTAAAGAATTGGGGTGTTTGCTTCTTGAATGTAGTGCTAAAACTCGAGAGAATGTGGAGAAGTGCTTTGAAGAACTCGCTCTAAAG ATAATGGAGGCGCCTAGTCTATTGGaagaaggatcaacagcaataAAAAGAAATGTTTTAAAACAGAAACAAGAACCACAAGCACCACGGAACGGCGGCTGTTGCTCTTAA